One window from the genome of Pyxidicoccus xibeiensis encodes:
- a CDS encoding right-handed parallel beta-helix repeat-containing protein, producing MHRVLSLLLVLSSVCLALPAHARDWFVRAGATGGDGSREKPFGDPWMALERVEAKDKVHVAAGRYFGKLEKGNWELQFPGVELLGGYDADFRERNPWKNPTELTWRRGAANRPDVSLARVSTSTVRDTPGATIDGFLIDMQDYYEYAGEGGNFDPKALQRNGAVDLAKGGILRNCMIVNSINAVRASPGAVVENNIIVNSIYAAIISRGGGDHDAPVTIRNNTIAFVWATKAITEGGTEGSGIDVTNKAIVENNVILHSDNHGVQVPAPAKVTLQGNAFWRNLYSNVTFYFQGKKSSLDDSDIEEAEDAGFAKAGGNVAVDPKLPFDATWYEKLTRRTMLGKKFDAKAWEATRTEAGFSATGEPAELFAPAYPPQAVAALAAPKNPSLKQGARVKALPVNFSAAVAATSSKAYSKVGLDSLAANPKAHDGKDVELIAGVQGVANPDNGPSGTSRDTHKAVHLVDAKNQVRTIGYFKKGTATERSIDAIPNYGSGPPRDLFVVRGTARARESGYPKYAVVIDSIEPFEKEAVASERPKGRDWFVRAGESGGDGSREKPFRDPFQALERAGKGDRILVAEGEYGGKLKSGKWIVDGKQYLALLGGWDRDFTKRDPWNTPSLLHWPADSKTSPQGYLLEGNGDHTGLIVDGFVFDRRTVNTYDKDGFLDLNASPDNEHVWVSSPETVVRNCTFVNGAGAAIRMSNVVTFENNIVANVFSDAIRVTGGFGTRPAQVRNNTILFVWNRNRPHDGSSATGSGVSLGGNTPAVVDGNVFQYVDNFAVKSSSNLSEVVLTNNAFFRNWAAFRSTLGMPPPTVDEKSMHLLADLPFKKAEGNVVADGGFEVDPAFYASWFARTSQVTSRFTAEEWSQIAPKPTGGEPAKPGMGRALDWRMAAKLFPKNAQVKGARQKKLENGG from the coding sequence ATGCATCGTGTCCTGAGTCTGCTGCTCGTCCTGTCCTCGGTCTGTCTCGCCCTCCCGGCACACGCGCGAGACTGGTTCGTTCGCGCGGGGGCCACCGGCGGTGACGGCTCACGCGAGAAGCCCTTTGGCGACCCCTGGATGGCGCTCGAGCGCGTCGAGGCGAAGGACAAGGTGCACGTGGCCGCCGGCCGGTACTTCGGCAAGCTCGAGAAGGGGAACTGGGAGCTCCAGTTCCCCGGAGTCGAGCTGCTCGGGGGCTACGACGCGGACTTCCGTGAGCGGAACCCCTGGAAGAATCCGACCGAGCTCACCTGGCGGCGGGGCGCGGCGAACCGGCCGGATGTCTCGCTCGCGCGCGTCAGCACCAGCACCGTGCGCGACACCCCCGGCGCCACCATCGATGGCTTCCTCATCGACATGCAGGACTACTACGAGTACGCGGGCGAGGGCGGGAACTTCGACCCGAAGGCGCTCCAGCGCAACGGCGCGGTCGACCTCGCGAAGGGCGGCATCCTCCGCAACTGCATGATTGTCAATTCCATCAACGCGGTGCGGGCGTCGCCGGGCGCGGTGGTGGAGAACAACATCATCGTCAACTCCATCTACGCGGCCATCATCTCCAGGGGCGGCGGCGACCACGACGCGCCCGTCACGATTCGCAACAACACCATCGCCTTCGTCTGGGCGACGAAGGCCATCACGGAAGGCGGCACGGAGGGCTCCGGCATCGACGTGACGAACAAGGCCATCGTCGAGAACAACGTCATCCTCCACTCCGACAACCACGGCGTGCAGGTGCCGGCGCCCGCGAAGGTGACGCTCCAGGGCAACGCGTTCTGGCGCAACCTGTACTCGAACGTCACCTTCTACTTCCAGGGCAAGAAGTCCTCGCTCGACGACTCGGACATCGAGGAGGCCGAGGACGCCGGCTTCGCGAAGGCGGGGGGCAACGTCGCGGTCGACCCGAAGCTCCCGTTCGATGCGACCTGGTACGAGAAGCTCACCCGCCGCACCATGCTCGGGAAGAAGTTCGACGCGAAGGCGTGGGAGGCGACGCGGACGGAGGCAGGCTTCTCCGCGACGGGCGAGCCGGCCGAGCTCTTCGCCCCGGCGTACCCCCCGCAGGCGGTCGCCGCGCTCGCCGCGCCGAAGAATCCCTCGCTGAAGCAGGGCGCGCGCGTGAAGGCGCTGCCGGTGAATTTCTCGGCGGCCGTGGCTGCCACCTCGTCGAAGGCCTACTCCAAGGTCGGCCTCGACAGCCTCGCCGCGAACCCGAAGGCGCATGATGGCAAGGACGTCGAGCTCATCGCCGGAGTGCAGGGCGTGGCCAACCCGGACAACGGGCCCTCGGGCACCTCGCGCGACACGCACAAGGCCGTCCACCTGGTCGATGCGAAGAACCAGGTCCGCACCATCGGCTACTTCAAGAAGGGCACGGCGACCGAGCGCAGCATCGACGCCATCCCGAACTACGGCTCGGGCCCGCCGCGAGACCTCTTCGTCGTGCGTGGCACCGCGCGCGCCCGCGAGAGCGGCTACCCGAAGTATGCCGTCGTCATCGACTCCATCGAGCCCTTCGAGAAGGAGGCCGTCGCGTCCGAGCGCCCGAAGGGGCGGGACTGGTTCGTGCGCGCCGGCGAGAGCGGGGGAGACGGCTCGCGGGAGAAGCCGTTCCGCGACCCGTTCCAGGCCCTCGAGCGGGCGGGGAAGGGCGACCGCATCCTCGTGGCCGAGGGGGAGTACGGCGGCAAGCTGAAGAGCGGGAAGTGGATTGTCGACGGGAAGCAGTACCTCGCGCTGCTCGGCGGCTGGGACCGCGACTTCACCAAGCGCGACCCCTGGAACACGCCGAGCCTCCTCCACTGGCCGGCGGACTCGAAGACGTCGCCGCAGGGCTACCTCCTGGAGGGGAATGGCGACCACACCGGGCTCATCGTGGATGGGTTCGTCTTCGACCGCCGCACGGTGAACACCTACGACAAGGACGGCTTCCTCGACCTGAACGCCTCACCGGACAACGAGCACGTCTGGGTGTCGTCGCCGGAGACGGTGGTCCGCAACTGCACGTTCGTCAACGGCGCGGGCGCGGCCATCCGGATGAGCAACGTGGTCACCTTCGAGAACAACATCGTGGCGAATGTCTTCAGCGACGCCATCCGCGTGACGGGCGGCTTCGGCACGCGGCCGGCGCAGGTGCGCAACAACACCATCCTGTTCGTCTGGAACCGGAACCGGCCGCACGACGGCTCGAGCGCGACGGGCAGCGGCGTCTCCCTGGGTGGGAACACCCCGGCGGTGGTGGACGGGAATGTGTTCCAGTACGTGGACAACTTCGCGGTGAAGTCGAGCTCGAACCTGAGCGAGGTCGTGCTCACGAACAACGCGTTCTTCCGCAACTGGGCGGCGTTCCGCTCGACGCTGGGCATGCCGCCGCCCACGGTGGACGAGAAGTCGATGCACCTTCTCGCCGACCTGCCGTTCAAGAAGGCGGAAGGGAACGTGGTCGCGGACGGTGGCTTCGAGGTCGACCCGGCCTTCTACGCGAGCTGGTTCGCGCGCACCTCGCAGGTGACGAGCCGCTTCACCGCCGAGGAGTGGAGCCAGATTGCGCCGAAGCCGACGGGCGGCGAGCCGGCGAAGCCGGGCATGGGCAGGGCGCTCGACTGGAGGATGGCCGCGAAGCTGTTCCCGAAGAACGCCCAGGTGAAGGGCGCACGTCAGAAGAAGCTGGAGAACGGCGGCTGA